The window TGCGCATCGTGCCGCCTCAAGTTTTGTCGAGTAAGGTTTCAGGTAATGCACAACCATGATTGTTTCCTTTTATGAGGCTGGTACCTATTGTTGTAGGCGGTGTGTTTCGTGCCCCCCTGCAAGTTCATGCATCCCCAAACTAGATAGTTGATCATGTTCATGCTCTCATCACAAGCGTTGTTTACATTTGCAGGGAAGTGGCTTCTATCACCCTACAAAATTGCGTTGTTTGCTGAAATGGGGGGCATAGTCGGGCGGGGTGATTCTCCAAGGCACACTTCACCAGCATCAAAGTTAGAGAGAAAGATGGTTGAAGCCATGCAGCAGAGAGCACAGAAAGGAACTTCTGTTAAATCATTCAATAGTGTTATTATGAAGTTCCCAAAAATTGACGAGAGTTTGAGAAACTGCAGAATTATCTTTCAGCAATTTGGTGAGTGCTAACCCTGTATGTGTACTAGTGCTATGATATTACTGATACTTATTTCTTGCGTGCTGTCAAAAGGTCAAAACTCGAAAGGAAAACTGGATTGAACATCGAAAGCAGAAACTGTCCTGAATATTAGCTCATATAGTGATGTTCTAATTTTGATTGAATTGTGTAGCCGTCAATAGCTAAATATAAAGATGTTGAAAGTTTGGAGTTGATTAACTTGTTCGAGTTACTTCAAGAAATTTTCCTCAACCTAATTACCATACAGTTTACATGTGATCCTGTAGCCTGGATCAACTAATTTATGTAACTGGAGATGATAGACCTCCTCAAGTTTTTGTTTCCTTAATTTCTCGATTTCTTTGCTTTTTCTATTTGTGAGGATTTTGGTTTCGACCTAACATCTTGTGAATTGTATTCACTTGGAAATCCCATCCTCGATCTGTGTGGCATTTCCTTTGTccccttttgttttcttgttctGACAAATATCATTATGTTTCTCTCCAGATGAAGATTCCAATGGTGAAATAGATCAACAAGAACTTAAGCATTGTTTTCAAAAGTTGGATATCTCATTCACAGATGAGGAGATAAAAGACCTATTTCAGGCATGTGACATTTATGAAAACATGGGCATGAAATTTAATGAGTTCATTGTCTTCCTGTGCCTTGTTTATCTTCTGAATGATCCGCTTGTGTCAGAAGCAGTATCCTTCATGCTTCATTATAGCAAGTCTTCGAATTTTTGTTATCAATTCATTCTGCTGCTGCATTGCATGTATATAATTAGGAAATGTTTGCCGCTTTTTTATCTTCTCAAAAATATAATTCATACATATTAGTAACACTAACTTTTCCCATTTGATCACAAAAATCTTAAAAATGCAAGTAGCTCGTTGCAAAGTAAGATTAAGGAATAATACTTGGGTATATGGTACCCTTGCAGAAGGGTGATATTTGTATTCTTGCATGCGTACATTGATAATCTGCATGGGCATTTAGAAAGTAAGTCAAAGGAGGCTATTATTTAAGACATTTTTCATGTTGCAACAAATTCAAGACAAGATTTTGAAACAATTTCAACAGAGGTGCTTTCAAACAAAGTTGAAGAGAGACTCAAAGTGCTTTCCTAAAAACTTTCATCATAGCATAAACTTGTTAGACCATACAGGGGCTTTTAAATGGATATTCTCTATATAATCTGCATCGAATTTATTCCTTATCATTTCTCCGTTGTGTTTATTTCTGGATACATTTATACCCTTGACACTATGCTTTAGAGAAAAAGAATGGGACTAGGTAGTCTTGAACCAACTTTCGAGACATTGGTTGATTCATTCGTCTTCTTGGACAAAAACAAAGATGGGTATGTCAGCAAGAATGAGATGATACAAGCGATCAACGAAACCATCGGAGGAGAACGCTCTTCTGGGCGGATAGGCATGAAAAGATTTGGTAAGTTTTCTTTTTTGTGGTATCGTCACAAATCTCACATGAACACAGTACACACTGACAATGATGGTCCTAATACACTCTTTTGGTGGTCCCAGAGGAAATGGATTGGGACAAGAATGGAACGGTGACCTTCAAGGAGTTCCTCTTCGCTTTTACTCGTTGGGTGGGGATTGATGATAAcgaagatgacgacgatgaggagGGAGTGTAAAATGAAGATTTACTCATCCTGAATTAGGCCAAGTCAGCAGCCCTCAGGAGCACTCAAGCAGTCCTCCTATTGTGGCTTGGAGTACTCAATGATAAACCGGAGATTAGTTCATGTTGTTTATGTTCTTGTTAATATAAAGATTGGACCCAAGTTATTTCTAGTTGTGGCGAAAGTTTAGTGGTATAAAGCTGCTTTGGTCATATGGCATTTGATCCAATTGATCGTAGATAATTAACCCtgtcattcaaaaaaaattgtaagctTGGATGTTTCAGAGATAAAAAATTGTAAAGTGTGAGGAAGTGTCATTTTCTTTGAAATTAAATGTTTGTTCTTGTATATACCCCCTCTGTTTCAAATATAGGTGCTTTGATGTTGTTTGTCATTCGAACTCATCTCCCCCTTCCAGTCCTATAGAATTTCCAAGGCATATCCTTCCGAATTATGGGATTTTAAAGAATTTTAGAGAAATGAGGAACCCAATAAACAAATCAAAATAAAGCTAACACGTGGCATGCCAAAACTTTTGCGGCTAAGAAATCGTTGGCCAAATGGTAGGCAAACTTTGATAAAAAATTGTACCCATGACAAGTGGCGATATTGAGTTAAATGTTGTGACATGACAAAAATACGATCAGAAAACAAACAATAGATTAAGTTGGTCAAACTAAGTGACACCGTGGATATGGATCATCTTAAGATTTAACCAATAGGATAAAACTACCTTAATATGACCCATTACATACAAATGGATCACCTTTACTTAACAAATCTTAATAAATCCTAGCTACGTCACTGCCTACTTGACAAAGTTACGGTAAAGCATAGCTATAAACCAAACACGCACTAAGTGTTGAAACAGTTGGAGGGGTGTATAAAAATCCACATTTTATCCCCCAAATAGTAATGACAATTACTTTTTGAGGGGATTGTTGGGGAATGGGGCCTTATTAGGGATATGCTAGAAATACTTTaatactccttttttttaaaaaaaaagaattgagtTGCTGACTCATCCCTGGATCAGGAGCGACGTAGACGAGCTACCGACCAATCCCCATGGAGCTGCTGCTGTAATCCACACGACAGAGTCAGAGATCTGGGGACTAAGTCCCAAGAacatccctccctcccctcccagccAGGAGAAATCCAAGGTAATCCAGAATCTCCCTTGAGCATTCCTGCAAAtcctgggttttttttttcaattcttgGTTTCTTGATGTCTCTCAAGTATAGGCGATATCCTGAATTCCTTTCATCATGGTTAGGCTGTTCTTAGCGCTTTGCTGAATTGCATTTCTTCGAATTCATTTCATCGCGCTGCACCGATTGCTGTTCTTCTATGGATTTGACACTGAAAAAGGGGGACAGCGTGATTCACTCGAGTTGAGATTTCTCAGGTGTCAAAAGGCAAAACGACATTGATGCATGAGTGTTCTTGGATGCTTCTTTACATATGTAGCAGGAAACTATAGGATGAGGAAAAGGAACTCCTTGAAGTTCAGTATTTCTGTTTGGTTGATGCATATTTGCAGGACTGAAAACATTGGAAAGTGTAACTAAGCAGTAAGAAGATCTGAATATGAGTGGAAGACGTGATGATTCAGGTACTTTTACCATCAGGCACTGAGCATTCACTTTCTTTATCACTGCATTGAATTGCATAATATGCTCCTGCTGCCCTCAAAAGAGCAAATTGGAGAATCAGTCATATTGCACAGTGAAGTGAATAATGTGTGGTGATCATGCACAAATTGGTGACCAAAAACAAAATTCTGCAACTTCTTGGAGTACTTCAGATTTGGTCATTTTCAATGGGTGTGCATTTACTAGTTTGCTCTTTAGTGCTGACAGATAAGATTTTGCCGGTGGAGAAGGTCTTGCATGATGAATTCATATTTCATTTTTCTCATGCAGCTAAGATGGCAAAACTGAAGGAGCTATTGCACAGAAGTGAAAACCGTATCTGTGCTGACTGCAGCGCGCCTGACCCCAAATGGGCGTAAGTATTTTCAACCTGATTCAAACTATCTGCAGAGCATCTGATTCCCAGTGGCTGTAAGACTTTGTAGAACCTGATTGTTCAATTTGAATCAGTTGGTGGTTTAAGTGATCACTAGTAATTAGTTTGTTTTCATATCCTTGctgtgtttttgtttgtatcCTCTTCTCTTCTATTTATTTTCTCTGGCAATGGTATTTGCACAAGAAAAAAACCAGGCAGCATGTATTGAGGAAAAATGAATGATGCACACACAGCCTTAAATCTGAAGAATCCCTTCCATTTTGCCCCATACCTGTCATTATGAGCATAATCAGGCTATTGTA of the Oryza sativa Japonica Group chromosome 2, ASM3414082v1 genome contains:
- the LOC4328628 gene encoding probable calcium-binding protein CML21 isoform X2, with protein sequence MGGIVGRGDSPRHTSPASKLERKMVEAMQQRAQKGTSVKSFNSVIMKFPKIDESLRNCRIIFQQFDEDSNGEIDQQELKHCFQKLDISFTDEEIKDLFQACDIYENMGMKFNEFIVFLCLVYLLNDPLVSEARKRMGLGSLEPTFETLVDSFVFLDKNKDGYVSKNEMIQAINETIGGERSSGRIGMKRFEEMDWDKNGTVTFKEFLFAFTRWVGIDDNEDDDDEEGV
- the LOC4328628 gene encoding probable calcium-binding protein CML21 isoform X1 codes for the protein MYRSYMLFVASIGLMRIVPPQVLSSKVSGKWLLSPYKIALFAEMGGIVGRGDSPRHTSPASKLERKMVEAMQQRAQKGTSVKSFNSVIMKFPKIDESLRNCRIIFQQFDEDSNGEIDQQELKHCFQKLDISFTDEEIKDLFQACDIYENMGMKFNEFIVFLCLVYLLNDPLVSEARKRMGLGSLEPTFETLVDSFVFLDKNKDGYVSKNEMIQAINETIGGERSSGRIGMKRFEEMDWDKNGTVTFKEFLFAFTRWVGIDDNEDDDDEEGV